In Hymenobacter gelipurpurascens, one DNA window encodes the following:
- the yihA gene encoding ribosome biogenesis GTP-binding protein YihA/YsxC translates to MIIREAKFLMSNSRVEQCPDPTMPEYAFIGRSNVGKSSLINMLTGQKGLAKTSSLPGKTQLINHFVINNEWFLVDLPGYGYAKVSKDARVQWGRMINYYLHKRENLTCVFVLLDSRHTPQAVDLEFMESLGAGGIPFVMVFTKADKLSGSRAHQNVVDYLRKMEETWDELPRHFVTSAEEKTGRDEVLNFIEEVNRQLAEEAQNA, encoded by the coding sequence ATGATTATCCGGGAAGCGAAATTTCTGATGAGTAACTCCCGAGTGGAGCAGTGCCCCGACCCTACCATGCCTGAGTATGCCTTTATTGGCCGCTCCAACGTGGGAAAGTCGTCTCTTATAAATATGCTTACTGGTCAGAAGGGATTAGCCAAAACCTCTTCTCTTCCTGGTAAAACTCAGCTTATCAACCACTTCGTAATTAATAACGAATGGTTTCTAGTGGATTTACCAGGTTATGGGTATGCAAAAGTCAGTAAGGATGCGCGGGTTCAATGGGGCCGTATGATTAATTATTATTTACATAAAAGAGAGAATTTAACATGCGTATTTGTACTGCTTGATTCGCGCCATACGCCACAAGCGGTGGACCTGGAATTTATGGAATCATTGGGCGCTGGGGGAATTCCTTTTGTTATGGTTTTCACAAAAGCCGACAAACTTTCTGGCTCCCGCGCGCACCAAAACGTAGTGGACTACCTGCGTAAGATGGAGGAAACATGGGACGAGCTGCCGCGTCATTTTGTGACTTCAGCTGAAGAAAAAACAGGGCGAGACGAAGTACTCAATTTCATTGAGGAGGTGAATCGCCAACTGGCCGAAGAGGCACAGAATGCCTAA
- a CDS encoding DUF5606 family protein produces the protein MPYDLKEVAAISGMPGLYRLLKPTRAGVIIEALDERGTRSVASARNKVSLLHEISIYTQDYDQTVPLTEVFDRIYQKYGTDLPLSNKSDDRDLTAFMGDIIPDYDRDRVYMSDIKKLVTWYRAVSTRLEYQAPTAEETTEEASADTASAPAKAKKKAGKKDDEPAKDEAMSTAGIIPATEETNAEGNPEAATSAKKSSKKKAE, from the coding sequence ATGCCCTACGACCTGAAGGAAGTTGCCGCTATTAGCGGAATGCCCGGTCTGTACCGTCTTCTGAAGCCTACCCGTGCGGGTGTTATCATTGAAGCGCTTGACGAGCGGGGCACCCGCTCTGTGGCCTCGGCCCGCAACAAGGTATCACTGCTGCACGAAATCTCTATCTACACCCAGGATTACGACCAGACGGTTCCGCTGACGGAAGTGTTTGACCGTATTTACCAGAAGTACGGCACCGATCTGCCGTTGTCCAACAAATCGGACGACCGGGACCTGACGGCTTTCATGGGCGACATTATTCCGGATTATGACCGCGACCGGGTGTACATGTCCGATATCAAGAAGCTCGTGACCTGGTACCGCGCCGTAAGCACCCGCCTGGAGTATCAGGCTCCAACTGCGGAGGAAACGACTGAGGAAGCTTCTGCTGATACCGCTTCGGCTCCTGCCAAGGCAAAGAAAAAGGCCGGCAAGAAGGATGATGAGCCTGCCAAGGACGAGGCCATGAGCACGGCCGGCATCATTCCTGCCACCGAGGAAACCAACGCCGAAGGCAACCCGGAAGCAGCGACTTCCGCTAAGAAAAGCAGCAAGAAAAAAGCGGAGTAA
- a CDS encoding energy transducer TonB: MKKLPLLLGIGLAALTAPAMAQTKAPAPAQEAPAHAAKVIPVAEYYPGGQEAMYAFIEKELKYPILARRNRIQGQCIVSFTLNTDGTMSGIKLVKQIGGGCGEEALRVVRLLKFNKPDYAVLTSLPIVFKLPAPGQAAATE; the protein is encoded by the coding sequence ATGAAAAAGCTTCCCCTTCTACTGGGTATAGGCCTAGCCGCTCTCACAGCTCCGGCCATGGCTCAAACCAAAGCCCCCGCTCCCGCACAGGAAGCTCCGGCACATGCGGCCAAAGTTATTCCGGTGGCCGAGTACTATCCTGGCGGCCAAGAGGCCATGTATGCCTTCATCGAAAAAGAACTGAAGTATCCGATTCTGGCTCGTCGTAACCGCATTCAGGGCCAATGCATTGTGAGCTTCACGCTCAATACCGATGGTACCATGTCGGGTATCAAGCTGGTGAAGCAAATTGGCGGTGGTTGTGGCGAAGAGGCCCTGCGGGTGGTGCGTTTGCTGAAATTCAACAAGCCTGACTATGCCGTGCTAACCAGCTTGCCTATTGTATTTAAACTGCCGGCTCCGGGCCAAGCAGCCGCTACTGAGTAA